Sequence from the Candidatus Pantoea soli genome:
CCTGCGTGGATGAGCGGCAGTGTCAGGATGCCTTTGGCATTCTGAAGGCTTGTCTCAGCGACGCGCTGGGGATCATCAGGCCGGAGATCTGAACCCGCAGTGTGCTGCAATACCGGGACGCGCAGGGAGGGATGCCGATGGCTGTTGCCGCAACCTTCCCTGGCGTGGCACACGGCGCAGATAAGGCGATGATACAGGCGCGGAGCGCCCCGCCTGCGATAGCGCAGCAGCGGCGGTGGCGCATGCCGGTAAATCAGGCCTTCTCACCGATGCTGTTCAGCCGCGCCACAACATCGGGCGACAGCGTCAGCTGTGCACTGGCCAGATTCTCGCGCAGATGGTCCGGCGAAGAGGTGCCCGGAATCAGCAGAATATTCGGTGAGCGCTGCAGCAGCCAGGCCAGCGCCACCTGCAGCGTTGTTGCCTTCAGCTCCTGCGCCACCTGGCTGAGCTGTTCGGACTGCAACGGCGAAAAGCCTCCCAGCGGGAAAAAGGGCACATAGGGAATCTGCTGGTCAGCCAGCGCGTCGATCAGCGCCTCATCTTTGCGATTGGCCAGATTGAAGAGGTTCTGCACGCAGGCAACCGGCGTCATTTTCTGCGCGTCGGCCACCTGCTGCGCCGTCACGTTGCTCAGCCCGATGTGACGAATTAATCCGCGCTCTTTTAACCGGATTAACGCCTCCAGCTGCGGCGCCAGTGAACCCTCTTTCGGCCCATGCACGCTGAGCATGGAACGCAGGTTCACCACGTCCAGCACCTCCAGCCCAAGATTGCGCAGGTTATCCTCAACGGCGCGGGTCAATTCCTCCGGCGTAAAGGCGGAGAGCCAGTTGCCTTTCTCATCGCGCCGCGCGCCCACTTTGGTCACCAGCACCAGATCCTGCGGATAAGGGTGGAGCGCTTTCCGGATGAGCTGGTTGGTAATGTGCGGCCCGTAAAAATCGCTGGTATCAATGTGATTTACGCCAGCCGCAACCGCATCGCGCAGCACCTGAAGGGCGCGCGCTTCGTCTTTAGGCGGGCCAAACACGCCGGGACCGGCTAACTGCATGGCGCCATAACCGAGGCGCGAAACCTGGCGATCGCCAAGCGGGTATGTCATGGCAGAGTGGGACATGGTGCGCTCCTTACTGGGGATGTAATTAGATTGTAATCGCCCTTTGACTGTGCAACTATCCGCTGAAATCAGTACAGACTGTACGGGGAGGCGCACAATGGCGCTGGACATTGCCCTGCTGCATGCCGTGGTAGCGGTTGCCAGAGCAGGCGGGTTTCGTGAGGCTGCGCGCATGACCGGCAGCAACCCTTCACGCTTAAGCGATGCCGTGCGCCGCGCAGAGCAGCAGCTTGGGGTCAGACTGTTTAACCGCACGACCCGCACGGTGGTACTGACGGAAGCCGGCAGGGTGCTGATGGCGCGCCTGTTGCCGGCAATGAACGAAGTGGATGCCGCGCTGGATGCGCTGAACAGCTTCCGCACTACGCCAGGCGGTACGCTGCGGCTGAATGTGCCGGTCAGTGCCGCACGGCTGATACTGCCCGCTATTGTGCCGGGGTTTTTGCAGCGCTATCCGGATATCCGGCTGGAGATTGTGGCGGAAAGCAACGTGCAGGATATTTTCCGCGACAGCTGTGACGCCGGCATTCGCTATGACGATCATCTGGAGCAGGATAGCGTGGCACTGCCGATTGGGCCGCGCGTGCAGCGCTTTGCTGCCGCCGCTGCGCCAGCCTACCTGGCAGAATATGGCGTGCCGCGGCACCCGCGGGATTTGATGCAGCACCGCTGCCTGCATGGCCGCTACGCCACCGGCGTGCTGGCTGAATGGGAGTTTACGCGCGGCGCAGAAAGCGTGCGCCTGCAGCCGCAGGGGCCGTTGATATGCAGCATCGGCGCGGCGATGGATCTCACGGTTTCAGCCGCGATAGCCGGCGCGGGGGTGGTTTATCTGTTTGAAGAGTGGTTAAAACCGGCGCTGCAGAGCGGCGCACTACAGCCGCTGCTGACCGAATGGTGGCACAGCTTTTCCGGCCTGTGGCTCTATTACAATGATCGGCGGCTGATCCCCGCACCGCTGCAGGCGTTTCTGGACTATATCCGCGAGCGTAACGCTGCACATAGCGACGGAATCGCATAAAAAAAGCCGGAGGCGGTTTCCCGCTTCCGGCTTCTCTGTACTGACGATAAATCAGGCGTTAAGCAGCTGATTCGCCGTTTTTTCCACCAGCGCCAGCAGCGTTTTCACATCGTCCAGCGTGACGGTCGGGTTAAGCAGCGTCAGTTTCAGGCAGGTGACGCCTTCGCTCTCGGTCACGCCCACGTTGGCGCGACCCGATTCCAGCAGAGCATCGCCAATACGCTGGTTAAACAGCGCAACCTGAGCGATATCGCTCATGTGCTCCGGACGATAGCGGAACAGCACGCTTGCCAGCTGAGGCTGCATCACCAGCTCCAGACGCGGCTCGTCCGCAACAAAGCGGGCCACTTCCTGTGCCAGGCTCACGCCATGATCGATGATCGCGGCGTACTGTTTCTGACCCAGCGCTTCCAGACCCATCCACAGTTTCAGCGCATCGAAACGGCGCGTGGTCTGCAGTGATTTGGACACCAGGTTTGGCACGCCAGCTTCTTCATCGAACTCCGAGTTCAGATAAGCCGCCTGATAGCGCATCAGCTCATAGTGACGCGCATCTTTCAGCAGAAACGCACCGCAGCTGATGGTCTGGAAAAACTGTTTATGGAAATCCAGCGTCACGGAATCCACCAGCTCCAGGCCATCAAGGTAATCACGGTATTTCTCTGACAGCAGCAGCGCACCGCCCCAGGCTGCATCAACATGCACCCAGATGTTGTGTTCGGCTGCGATGCCCGCGATTTCGCGCAGGGGATCGATGGCGCCGGCGTCGGTTGTCCCGGCGGTTGCCACGATCGCCAGGATCTGCTCACCGTTGGCTTTGGCCTGCGCCAGTTTGGCTTTCAGGTCATTAACATCCATACGCGCAAAGCGATCGGATTTCACCTGCACCACAGACTGATAGCCGTGGCCAAGCAGCGCCATGTTCTTTTGCACTGAGAAGTGCGCATTTTCAGAACACAGCACTTTGATCTTACGCAGATCGCCGGTGATGCCATCCTGCTGCACAGAATGCCCCTCACGGGCATAAAACGCATCGCGTGCCAGCATCAGGCCCATCAGGTTGCTCTGCGTGCCGCCGCTGGTGAAGACCCCGGCATCGCCCGCCGGATAACCCACCTGCGCGCGCAGCCATTCAATCAGTTTGATTTCAATAATGGTGGCTGACGGGCTCTGATCCCACGAATCCATGCTCTGGTTAGTGGCGTTGATCAGCACTTCTGCCGCCTGGCTGACCACCAGACTTGGACAATGCAGGTGTGCCACACACTGCGGGTGATGCACCGCCAGGCTGTCTTTCAGGAAATATTCAATCGCACGTTCAATCGCGGCCTGGTTGCCCAGGCCGTCTGGATTGAAGTCGAGCGTGATACGCTCGCGCAGTTCGGCAACGGTTTTGCCCTGATACATTTCAGGCTGTTGCAGCCACTGCACAACCGCGGCGCTGCTCTGGGCAATCGCCTGCTGGTACGCCTCAATGCTCTTTGCAGAGGCGGCCAGAATCGGGTTTACTTCAGACATTTACTCTTCCAGTCAAACAGGTTTCACGCCTGCGCCAATCAGCGCCTGCTCAAATTTATCCAGGAACACCGCCAGCTCTTCATTGCTGATCAGCAGTGATGGCAGCAGACGCAGCACCGCACCGTGACGGCCACCGCGCTCCAGGATCAGACCTGCTTCAAAACATTTTTTCTGCAGCAGGGCAGAGAGCTCGCCATCAGCTGGCAGGCTGCCCATGTGGTCCGCAGGCTGATCCGGCTTGACGATCTCAATACCGATCATCATGCCCAGACCGCGCACGTGGCCAATCACCGGGAAGCGCTTCGCCATCTCGTTCAGCTGCGCTTTCAGCCACTCACCCTGTTCAGCCACTTTACCGGCGATGTTCTGCTCGGTCAGGACT
This genomic interval carries:
- a CDS encoding aldo/keto reductase family oxidoreductase; its protein translation is MSHSAMTYPLGDRQVSRLGYGAMQLAGPGVFGPPKDEARALQVLRDAVAAGVNHIDTSDFYGPHITNQLIRKALHPYPQDLVLVTKVGARRDEKGNWLSAFTPEELTRAVEDNLRNLGLEVLDVVNLRSMLSVHGPKEGSLAPQLEALIRLKERGLIRHIGLSNVTAQQVADAQKMTPVACVQNLFNLANRKDEALIDALADQQIPYVPFFPLGGFSPLQSEQLSQVAQELKATTLQVALAWLLQRSPNILLIPGTSSPDHLRENLASAQLTLSPDVVARLNSIGEKA
- a CDS encoding LysR family transcriptional regulator, yielding MALDIALLHAVVAVARAGGFREAARMTGSNPSRLSDAVRRAEQQLGVRLFNRTTRTVVLTEAGRVLMARLLPAMNEVDAALDALNSFRTTPGGTLRLNVPVSAARLILPAIVPGFLQRYPDIRLEIVAESNVQDIFRDSCDAGIRYDDHLEQDSVALPIGPRVQRFAAAAAPAYLAEYGVPRHPRDLMQHRCLHGRYATGVLAEWEFTRGAESVRLQPQGPLICSIGAAMDLTVSAAIAGAGVVYLFEEWLKPALQSGALQPLLTEWWHSFSGLWLYYNDRRLIPAPLQAFLDYIRERNAAHSDGIA
- a CDS encoding pyridoxal phosphate-dependent decarboxylase family protein; this translates as MSEVNPILAASAKSIEAYQQAIAQSSAAVVQWLQQPEMYQGKTVAELRERITLDFNPDGLGNQAAIERAIEYFLKDSLAVHHPQCVAHLHCPSLVVSQAAEVLINATNQSMDSWDQSPSATIIEIKLIEWLRAQVGYPAGDAGVFTSGGTQSNLMGLMLARDAFYAREGHSVQQDGITGDLRKIKVLCSENAHFSVQKNMALLGHGYQSVVQVKSDRFARMDVNDLKAKLAQAKANGEQILAIVATAGTTDAGAIDPLREIAGIAAEHNIWVHVDAAWGGALLLSEKYRDYLDGLELVDSVTLDFHKQFFQTISCGAFLLKDARHYELMRYQAAYLNSEFDEEAGVPNLVSKSLQTTRRFDALKLWMGLEALGQKQYAAIIDHGVSLAQEVARFVADEPRLELVMQPQLASVLFRYRPEHMSDIAQVALFNQRIGDALLESGRANVGVTESEGVTCLKLTLLNPTVTLDDVKTLLALVEKTANQLLNA